In Granulicella mallensis MP5ACTX8, the sequence TGGAGATTCTCGAGGCCGGTGAGTTCGTCGTACAGCATGGTCGCGTGGCTCATGGTGGCGACGCGGTGGCGCTGATCGATTGGCTTTCCGCCGAAGACCGAGACCGTGCCGTAGCTCGGCGTGGCGAGGCCGGCGACGAGCTTCAGTAGAGTGGATTTACCCGCGCCGTTCTCTCCGAGCAGGACGACGCTGGCCCCGGCCGGAAGGCTCAGCGAGACGTCGCGGAGAGCGGCGAAGTTGCCGTAGAGGCGCGAGACGCGATGAAGGACGACGGCTTCGTCAGATGCGGGGAGACTGGTCACGGATGGGTTAGTTGTTGAGCTTTGCGACGTTCCCTGTGGGGGCTGCGCTGGGCTTGGCGGCAGGGGCGTACTTGCTGGCGCACTTGGCCTGGAGCTGGGTCGCGTGGAAGACGCCGTCGCGGCCATAGGTGCCGATGGCGAGGGCCTGGGCATCATCCTTGAATGAGTCAGGTGGCGGCTCCGCGCCCTGGTAGTTCACGCGCAGCAGCTTACCCTGTTCCACCAGCGTGAAGGTGGCGTTGGTGCCGACGTGATTGATGCTGCCGGGCTGGACGTTGCCGGCCACGCGCAGGTGGCGGGTGTAGGCCCTGTTGCCCAGCTGCTGCAGCTCGCCGATGGTGACGTAGTACTGCTTGGAGTCGCCTGAGGCGGAGAGGGCGAGCCAGGCGACGGTCGCCAGAACGATCACGCCTGCGATGATGAACTTTACCGGGGACTTTTGGCTCTGATTCTTCACAATGAATTTAGTTTATCGCGAGCCCACCCATCGCATGGCAATCCTGTGCGATGAATGGGCTCCCGACAAAAATCTGACAATTATTCGAAGGTAACGGACAGGGTGCGCCGCTCGTGGCTGCTCTGCCGTGCCAGCTCCAGCAACTGGATGACGCGGAAGCCGTCCTCGGAGGGGATGGCCAGCGGAGCTTCGCCGCGAATGGCGTCTCGAACGTTGGCATAGAACAGCCGGTAGTCGCCGGTGACGCTGGGATAGGGATTGCGGGCGATCTGTATGGGCTCGTTCAGGTCCGTTCCGACGGCCAGCGTGCCCCAGGCCGATTCGGGTTCGGGCAGCCAGGCTTCCGGGGCTCCCAGTTGTGGCGGGCGGGCGCCGCCGAGCAGGGCAGACTCCTGCGGATCGAGGCCCTGTTTGGTGTAGCTGCCGAGCGTTCCGTGTACGCGGAAGCGGGGCGAGGCGTTGGCTGCCAACATGGTGGCGTGGCACTCGTAGCGCAGGCTGCGGGTGTCGCCGTTGGCGGATTTGACGTCGTATTCGAGGACGATGTCGAAGGCGTCATCGATATCGGTCTTGTCCCGGTCGGTGCGGACGCTGCCGGTGATGCGCGCGGGAAGTCCGAAGAGTGCAACCGCCTGATCGACGAGATGCGGCCCGAGGTCGAAGAGCAGACCGTTGGGGTCGCCTCCAATCTCCTTCCATGTGCCCGCACGTTGCAAGGGGCGAAAGCGGTCGAAGTGGGCCACGACCTGGGTGATGCGT encodes:
- a CDS encoding Gfo/Idh/MocA family oxidoreductase → MSTPSPAPIRTAVLGFGLAGKVFHCPFVAAVPGLELTAIVQRSGDTAAAAYPTARILRSPEEAFADPSIDLIVVGTPNETHFDLASQALQAGKHVVVDKPLTTSATAARTLIDLARQYGRILAPFHNRRYDTDFLTISKLHREGTLGRITQVVAHFDRFRPLQRAGTWKEIGGDPNGLLFDLGPHLVDQAVALFGLPARITGSVRTDRDKTDIDDAFDIVLEYDVKSANGDTRSLRYECHATMLAANASPRFRVHGTLGSYTKQGLDPQESALLGGARPPQLGAPEAWLPEPESAWGTLAVGTDLNEPIQIARNPYPSVTGDYRLFYANVRDAIRGEAPLAIPSEDGFRVIQLLELARQSSHERRTLSVTFE
- a CDS encoding cytochrome c maturation protein CcmE is translated as MKNQSQKSPVKFIIAGVIVLATVAWLALSASGDSKQYYVTIGELQQLGNRAYTRHLRVAGNVQPGSINHVGTNATFTLVEQGKLLRVNYQGAEPPPDSFKDDAQALAIGTYGRDGVFHATQLQAKCASKYAPAAKPSAAPTGNVAKLNN